One Aquarana catesbeiana isolate 2022-GZ linkage group LG06, ASM4218655v1, whole genome shotgun sequence genomic region harbors:
- the LOC141147735 gene encoding gamma-crystallin B-like encodes MGKIIFFEDKNFQGNSYECSSDCSDLHSFFSRCNSIRVENGNWMLYERPNYTGHQYFLRKGEYPDFQQWLGFNDSIRSCRLISSYRGSHKIQLYEREDLRGEMLEITEDSPTLLEKFNNREVHSCNVLEGSWIFYELPKYKGRQYFLKTGEYRRFTDWGALNGKVGSLRRILDSY; translated from the exons ATCATTTTCTTTGAGGACAAGAACTTTCAGGGTAACTCCTATGAGTGCAGCTCTGATTGTTCTGATCTTCACTCCTTCTTCAGCCGCTGTAACTCCATCCGTGTGGAGAATGGAAATTGGATGCTCTATGAACGTCCCAACTACACTGGGCATCAGTATTTCCTCAGGAAGGGAGAATATCCTGACTTCCAGCAATGGCTTGGTTTCAATGATTCCATCAGATCCTGCCGATTGATCTCATCT TACAGGGGATCCCACAAGATTCAGCTTTATGAAAGGGAAGACCTCCGTGGAGAAATGCTAGAAATTACTGAAGATAGCCCAACTCTCCTCGAGAAGTTTAACAATCGTGAAGTCCACTCCTGTAATGTCCTGGAAGGATCATGGATCTTCTATGAGCTGCCCAAATACAAAGGCAGACAGTATTTTCTGAAAACGGGAGAATACCGCAGATTTACTGACTGGGGAGCTCTAAATGGCAAAGTAGGGTCTCTGAGACGCATCCTAGACAGTTATTGA